The Rattus rattus isolate New Zealand chromosome 1, Rrattus_CSIRO_v1, whole genome shotgun sequence genome includes a region encoding these proteins:
- the LOC116889897 gene encoding olfactory receptor 2AP1-like codes for MANHSSVTQFILLGLTNDVNLQAVLFLFLLLTYILSVMGNSAIILLTLLDYRLQTPMYFFLRNFAFLEISFTSVFVPKMLINIGTGDKTISFAGCFTQYFFAILLGATEFYLLAVMSYDRYVAICRPLHYTTVMNRKLCFQLVLSSWLSGFIVVAVPHAMTLQLPFCASNIINHYCCDYTILLHLSCSDTHFIEVIQFLLAAVTLIFTLLLVVLSYTYIIKTILRIPCIQQRKKAFSTCSSHMIVVSLSYGSCIFMYINPSFKDAANFNKRVAVLNTSVAPLLNPFIYTLRNKQVKIAFKDMVRKVISFLKK; via the coding sequence ATGGCAAACCACTCATCAGTGACACAGTTCATTCTTCTTGGATTGACAAATGATGTCAACCTTCAAGctgtgctttttctctttctgcttttaactTATATCTTAAGTGTCATGGGGAACTCAGCCATCATTCTGTTGACTCTGTTGGATTACCGCCTCCAGACACCTATGTATTTCTTCCTCCGAAATTTTGCATTTTTGGAGATATcttttacctctgtatttgttcccaaaATGCTAATCAATATTGGAACCGGAGACAAGACTATTTCCTTTGCTGGTTGCTTCACACAGTATTTTTTTGCAATCCTTCTGGGAGCAACCGAATTTTACCTCTTAGCAGTGATGTCTTATGACCGCTATGTCGCCATTTGCAGACCCCTGCATTACACAACAGTCATGAACAGGAAACTTTGCTTTCAACTAGTTTTAAGTTCCTGGTTATCTGGTTTTATAGTTGTGGCTGTGCCACATGCAATGACTCTTCAGTTGCCTTTCTGTGCATCTAACATCATCAATCATTATTGCTGTGACTACACTATACTGCTACATTTATCCTGTTCAGACACACACTTCATAGAAGTGATCCAGTTCCTCCTGGCTGCGGTGACCCTCATCTTCACCTTGCTGCTAGTGGTTCTCTCCTACACATACATCATCAAGACCATTTTGAGGATCCCCTGTattcaacagagaaagaaagctttTTCTACATGTTCCTCTCACATGATAGTTGTCTCACTTTCTTATGGAAGctgtattttcatgtatataaatCCTTCTTTTAAAGATGCAGCAAATTTTAATAAGAGAGTAGCTGTTTTAAATACCTCTGTTGCACCTCTGTTAAACCCATTCATCTACACTCTTagaaacaagcaagtgaaaatagCCTTCAAAGATATGGTGAGGAAGGTTATAAGTTTCTTAAAAAAGTAG
- the LOC116889898 gene encoding olfactory receptor 6C74 has translation MRNHTAVTVFILLGLTDDLQLQMVVFVLLFLTYMLSVTGNLTIITLTLLDSHLKTPMYFFLRNFSFLEISFTTVCIPKFLVSMATGDKTISYNECAAQLFFTILLGATEFFLLAAMSYDRYVAICKPLHYMTIMSSRICNLLVFISWLSGFLIIFPPLLMGLQLDFCAANTVDHFFCDVSPILQLSCTDTHIIELMMLLSAILTLLVTLVLVSLSYTNIIRTILRIPSSQQRRKAFSTCSSHMVVVSISYGSCIFMYVKPSARERVALNKGIALLSTSVAPMLNPFIYTLRNKQVKDAFKNMTKKMELLSMK, from the coding sequence ATGAGGAACCACACAGCAGTGACAGTATTCATTCTTCTTGGGTTAACAGATGATCTACAACTGCAAATGGTTGTTtttgtccttctctttcttaCATACATGCTGAGTGTTACTGGGAATCTGACCATCATCACACTCACACTGCTAGATTCTCATCTCAAGACGCCCATGTATTTCTTCTTACGAAACTTCTCATTTTTAGAAATTtcattcacaactgtctgtatccCCAAATTCCTTGTTAGTATGGCCACAGGGGATAAAACCATTTCATATAATGAATGTGCAGCTCAACTATTTTTCACTATTCTCTTGGGGGCAACTGAATTTTTTCTTCTGGCTGCCATGtcctatgatcgctatgtggccatctgcaaaccCCTGCACTACATGACCATCATGAGCAGCAGAATTTGCAACTTGTTGGTGTTTATTTCCTGGTTGTCTGGTTTTCTGATaatttttcctcccctcctcatgGGTCTCCAGCTTGATTTCTGTGCAGCCAACACTGTAGatcatttcttctgtgatgtttctcCGATACTTCAGCTCTCctgcacagacactcacataaTAGAATTAATGATGCTTCTCTCTGCCATTTTGACACTCCTGGTTACACTGGTGTTAGTGAGCCTCTCCTATACAAACATCATCAGGACCATCCTGAGAATCCCATCTTCTCAGCAGAGAAGGAAAGCTTTTTCTACATGTTCTTCACACATGGTTGTGGTGTCCATTTCTTATGGCAGCTGCATCTTCATGTATGTGAAGCCATCTGCAAGAGAAAGAGTTGCTTTAAATAAAGGGATAGCTCTGCTCAGCACTTCGGTTGCACCCATGTTGAACCCCTTCATTTATACACTtagaaataaacaagtaaaagatgCTTTTAAGAATATGACAAAAAAGATGGAGCTTTTATCAATGAAGTAA